The following nucleotide sequence is from Paenibacillus odorifer.
ACTGGTGTAGAACAATTCTCATGAACCCCGGGGAGAATGCTATGAAAATAGGTGAGCTTGCTAAACTGACGGGCGTAAGCGTCCGTTCACTTCGTTACTATGAGAGTCAGGGATTAATCTCGCCGATCCGTCAGGCCAATGGATATCGGGAGTACTCTTTACTTGCTGTAGAGACGGTAGAAACGATTAAACTATATTTGAACCTGGGTCTGTCGACAGAGCAGATCGCGGGCTTTCTACATTGTGTGTTGAAGAACAAAGAAGCCTTCTGCGCAGAAGTGATGCCACTATACCGCAGTAAACTGGAGGATATTGAACGTCAGCTTGTAGAGCTAAATCAGATCAAGAGGAATTTGGAAGAACGAATGGCATCTATCTTGCAGGAGCAGGATGAGAGCAAGTTGGGCGCGTGTACACTGGAGAACTTGGAATAGGTACTGCTGGTGCTGGAAAATATGAGGAGGAATGGCAAATGTCAATTATAAATGCCGATAGCGCGGATTGGGTGCGGGAAGAAATACGTGGTGGAGGAACCGTGCTGGTGGATTATGGTGCGCCATGGTGC
It contains:
- a CDS encoding MerR family transcriptional regulator, giving the protein MKIGELAKLTGVSVRSLRYYESQGLISPIRQANGYREYSLLAVETVETIKLYLNLGLSTEQIAGFLHCVLKNKEAFCAEVMPLYRSKLEDIERQLVELNQIKRNLEERMASILQEQDESKLGACTLENLE